In Dermacentor albipictus isolate Rhodes 1998 colony chromosome 6, USDA_Dalb.pri_finalv2, whole genome shotgun sequence, the following proteins share a genomic window:
- the LOC139061417 gene encoding uncharacterized protein yields MPDKKDQGAPAQDMCNIIAQLTALLEHQTNITPAASFHLQLAVPTYEGHTDTKSVADFLQEMEDYRNAQAITDNVLLQRVLPVALTGSAARWRRRQSFQSWAHFEQLLRAEFLPPDYVVRMKDELRARSQAEEESLLEYMRSFQELYERADPSAPETERVTRAIRQAHPRFQAYLRGRTFSSLDDLAKAASDIQAAMLAELTYQPPPPPQASLEPSCAWHGSQIASLGNMVPPP; encoded by the coding sequence ATGCCTGATAAGAAGGACCAGGGTGCGCCCGCACAAGATATGTGCAACATTATTGCCCAGCTGACCGCGCTGCTCGAGCATCAGACAAACATAACTCCAGCAGCCAGTTTCCATTTGCAGCTCGCTGTGCCTACATATGAAGGGCATACAGATACGAAATCGGTGGCGGACTTCCTTCAGGAAATGGAAGATTACCGCAATGCGCAAGCCATTACGGATAACGTTCTTCTTCAGCGCGTTTTGCCCGTCGCCCTGACTGGGTCCGCCGCCCGCTGGCGTCGTCGCCAGTCATTCCAAAGTTGGGCGCACTTTGAGCAGCTACTGCGAGCAGAATTCCTCCCCCCCGActacgttgtccgcatgaaagaCGAGCTTCGCGCCCGTAGTCAGGCGGAGGAGGAAAGCCTCCTAGAATACATGCGGTCCTTTCAGGAGCTTTACGAGCGCGCAGATCCTTCAGCACCCGAAACGGAAAGAGTCACCCGGGCAATCCGGCAAGCTCACCCACGCTTCCAGGCTTATCTAAGGGGCCGCACCTTCTCTTCGCTTGACGATCTCGCTAAAGCGGCGTCCGATATTCAGGCGGCGATGTTGGCAGAGCTAACTTACCAGCCTCCACCGCCGCCTCAAGCCTCCCTCGAGCCGTCTTGCGCGTGGCACGGTTCTCAGATTGCAAGCCTGGGGAATATGGTACCGCCTCCA